From Micrococcus porci, one genomic window encodes:
- a CDS encoding YceI family protein translates to MAQITPGTWNLDAAHSDVDFVIRHAGISKVRGTFHTVDGQLVVAEDFNQSSVQVTVDMASINTKNEGRDQHLRSADFFDVEQFPQMTFRSTEVRGEAEDFTVVGELTIHGVTKTVELEAEFGGQDKDAFGATRVGFEAKGEISRKDFGLTWNAATEAGGVMVSDKVKIEIGAAFVLPEA, encoded by the coding sequence ATGGCTCAGATCACCCCCGGCACCTGGAACCTCGACGCCGCCCACTCCGACGTCGACTTCGTCATCCGCCACGCCGGCATCTCGAAGGTCCGCGGCACCTTCCACACCGTGGACGGCCAGCTCGTGGTGGCCGAGGACTTCAACCAGTCCTCCGTGCAGGTCACCGTGGACATGGCCTCCATCAACACCAAGAACGAGGGCCGCGACCAGCACCTGCGCTCCGCCGACTTCTTCGACGTCGAGCAGTTCCCGCAGATGACCTTCCGCTCCACCGAGGTCCGCGGCGAGGCCGAGGACTTCACCGTGGTCGGCGAGCTGACCATCCACGGCGTCACCAAGACCGTGGAGCTCGAGGCCGAGTTCGGCGGCCAGGACAAGGACGCCTTCGGCGCCACCCGCGTGGGCTTCGAGGCCAAGGGCGAGATCTCCCGCAAGGACTTCGGCCTGACCTGGAACGCCGCCACCGAGGCCGGCGGCGTGATGGTCTCCGACAAGGTGAAGATCGAGATCGGCGCCGCCTTCGTGCTGCCCGAGGCCTGA
- a CDS encoding HpcH/HpaI aldolase/citrate lyase family protein — protein MTVTLSPSPTQPFQPTPGQRIDPELARSWLLVNAAQPERFQPAEDSAADIVILDVEDSVAPADKAKALADTVEWLTSGHTAWVRLNGYGSKWWEDDVDALASALPAHLGGPVAEGGLAGVMLAMVESTDHVNETARRLPGVPVVALVETARGLQRIDSIAAAKGTFRLAFGIGDFRRDTGLGESPMALAYTRSQFTIAAKATGLPGAIDGPTVGSTGAKLAEATAVTTEFGMTGKLCLAPEQCAAVNEGLSPSPEELAWAQEFLEEFAAAGGQIRNGSDLPRKARAEKIQALAAAFGVQLAHIPDQENRAAAPSDTYHY, from the coding sequence ATGACCGTGACCCTCTCCCCCTCGCCCACCCAGCCGTTCCAGCCGACCCCCGGCCAGCGCATCGACCCCGAGCTCGCCCGCTCCTGGCTGCTCGTGAACGCCGCGCAGCCCGAGCGCTTCCAGCCCGCCGAGGACTCCGCCGCGGACATCGTGATCCTGGACGTCGAGGACTCCGTGGCCCCGGCGGACAAGGCGAAGGCCCTCGCGGACACGGTGGAGTGGCTCACCTCCGGGCACACCGCGTGGGTCCGCCTCAACGGCTACGGCTCCAAGTGGTGGGAGGACGACGTCGACGCGCTCGCCTCCGCCCTGCCCGCGCACCTGGGCGGGCCGGTTGCCGAGGGCGGGCTGGCCGGCGTCATGCTGGCGATGGTGGAGTCCACCGACCACGTGAACGAGACCGCCCGCCGCCTGCCCGGCGTGCCCGTGGTGGCGCTCGTGGAGACCGCGCGCGGCCTGCAGCGCATCGACTCGATCGCGGCGGCGAAGGGCACGTTCCGCCTGGCGTTCGGCATCGGCGACTTCCGCCGCGACACCGGCCTGGGCGAGTCGCCGATGGCGCTGGCGTACACGCGCTCGCAGTTCACGATCGCGGCCAAGGCCACCGGCCTGCCCGGTGCGATCGACGGGCCGACCGTGGGCTCCACGGGCGCGAAGCTGGCCGAGGCGACCGCCGTGACCACGGAGTTCGGCATGACGGGCAAGCTCTGCCTGGCCCCCGAGCAGTGCGCCGCCGTCAACGAGGGCCTGAGCCCCTCCCCGGAGGAGCTGGCGTGGGCGCAGGAGTTCCTCGAGGAGTTCGCCGCCGCCGGCGGGCAGATCCGCAACGGCTCGGACCTGCCCCGCAAGGCCCGGGCAGAGAAGATCCAGGCCCTGGCCGCGGCGTTCGGCGTGCAGCTGGCCCACATCCCGGACCAGGAGAACCGCGCGGCGGCGCCGTCGGACACGTACCACTACTGA
- the erm gene encoding 23S ribosomal RNA methyltransferase Erm has product MPTYRGGRHEHGQNFLTDPSTIATITRLVAATEGPIIEIGPGDGALTTPLAQLGRPVTAVEIDTRLAQRLTQRLPSHVAVVADDFLTYRLPTSAHVLIGNLPFHQTTAILRRILHSPAWTDAIVLVQWEVARRRAGVGGATMMTAQWAPWFEFTLHSRVPARAFTPRPGVDGGILTIHRREHPLLSPTRRRQFHALLHRVYTGPGRGLAQILARTTSLGSPQTAQAWLTRHDMTAAGLPKDMPVEAWVDLFKTTGSPPPAHRAQTQQVKSSRRRR; this is encoded by the coding sequence GTGCCTACCTATCGAGGTGGCCGTCATGAGCACGGCCAGAACTTCCTGACTGACCCATCCACCATTGCCACGATCACACGGCTCGTGGCTGCCACCGAGGGCCCGATCATCGAGATCGGCCCCGGTGACGGAGCACTCACCACCCCGCTGGCCCAGCTCGGGCGACCGGTGACAGCCGTCGAGATCGACACCAGGCTCGCCCAACGCTTGACCCAACGACTCCCGTCGCACGTGGCGGTCGTCGCCGACGACTTCCTGACCTACCGGCTTCCAACATCTGCGCATGTGCTCATCGGCAACCTGCCGTTTCACCAGACCACGGCCATACTGCGCCGCATCCTGCACTCCCCGGCATGGACCGATGCAATCGTGCTCGTGCAATGGGAAGTCGCGCGGCGCAGAGCGGGCGTCGGCGGTGCCACGATGATGACGGCGCAATGGGCGCCTTGGTTCGAGTTCACGCTGCACAGTCGTGTTCCCGCTCGCGCGTTCACCCCGCGTCCGGGAGTCGACGGCGGAATCCTCACCATCCACCGTCGCGAACATCCGCTGCTGTCCCCGACACGGCGACGCCAGTTCCATGCCCTGCTCCACCGCGTCTACACCGGCCCCGGCCGCGGGCTGGCCCAGATCCTCGCGCGCACCACCTCACTCGGGTCACCACAGACCGCACAGGCGTGGCTGACACGCCACGACATGACCGCTGCAGGACTCCCGAAGGACATGCCCGTCGAGGCATGGGTGGACTTGTTCAAGACCACCGGTTCTCCACCGCCTGCACACCGTGCGCAGACGCAGCAGGTGAAGTCGAGCAGGCGCCGTCGATGA
- a CDS encoding helix-turn-helix transcriptional regulator → MTIAARHQACRYTSTARSATEHRSGETSTELAARLLAEAPQRDWRLRDLAALVHLSASQLGRAFTQRFGMPPMRYLAHIRAHRLAELLVETDLPIGVAMTKVGWRSRGHAARQFTDVVGISPSEYRRTAIGRTLTETSPWPSATQGSPVAPGRESLEKSPP, encoded by the coding sequence ATGACCATCGCTGCGCGGCACCAGGCCTGCCGCTACACGTCAACAGCTAGGAGTGCCACGGAGCACCGTTCCGGTGAAACATCCACAGAACTGGCAGCGCGGCTGCTCGCAGAAGCACCTCAACGGGATTGGCGGCTCCGGGACCTTGCCGCGCTGGTTCACCTCTCGGCGTCACAGCTGGGCAGAGCGTTCACACAACGATTCGGGATGCCGCCCATGCGGTACCTGGCTCACATTCGGGCCCATCGGCTGGCTGAGCTCCTGGTCGAGACTGATCTTCCAATCGGCGTCGCCATGACAAAAGTCGGGTGGCGCAGCCGTGGGCATGCCGCACGGCAGTTCACCGACGTCGTCGGGATCAGCCCGTCCGAATATCGGCGCACTGCGATTGGGCGCACTCTCACGGAGACCAGCCCGTGGCCATCAGCAACGCAGGGCAGCCCCGTTGCTCCTGGCCGGGAAAGTCTGGAGAAAAGTCCACCATGA
- a CDS encoding IS481 family transposase, which produces MSHANAALTPRARLRLAKLIVEEHWAVATAAKMFMVSPPTARKWATRFRAEGPAGMVDRSSRPATMPTRTSPAVVKQIVAARWRRRLGPVQIASELGMPASTVHAVLVRCRINRLARLDRVTAEPIRRYEHPHPGSLIHVDVTKFGRIPDGGGHRFVGRQQGMKHRAATSDREGTRDARYQPRLGVGFLHTVIDDHSRFAYVEMHSDERSQTAIAVLRRAVAHFAQLGVEVERVLSDNGSAYRSHAWRDACTELGIKPKRTRPYRPQTNGKIERFHRTLADGWAYAKFYGSETERRAALPGWVHFYNHHRVHSAIGAAPASRLNNLPGHHT; this is translated from the coding sequence ATGTCCCACGCTAACGCCGCCCTGACCCCTCGCGCCCGTCTACGCCTGGCCAAGCTCATCGTCGAGGAGCACTGGGCGGTCGCCACCGCGGCCAAGATGTTCATGGTCTCCCCACCCACCGCCCGCAAATGGGCCACACGCTTCCGGGCCGAGGGACCTGCAGGCATGGTCGACCGGTCCAGCCGGCCGGCCACGATGCCGACCAGAACATCGCCTGCGGTGGTGAAACAGATCGTGGCCGCCCGATGGCGCCGGCGCCTGGGGCCCGTGCAGATCGCCTCAGAACTCGGGATGCCGGCATCCACCGTCCATGCCGTGCTCGTGCGTTGCCGGATCAACCGCCTCGCCCGTCTGGACCGGGTCACCGCCGAGCCGATCCGCCGCTATGAGCACCCCCACCCCGGCTCGCTGATCCACGTTGACGTCACGAAGTTCGGACGCATCCCCGACGGGGGCGGGCACCGATTCGTCGGGCGTCAGCAGGGCATGAAGCACCGCGCGGCGACTTCGGACCGAGAAGGAACCCGTGATGCCCGATACCAGCCCCGGCTCGGGGTGGGCTTCCTGCACACCGTGATCGATGACCACTCCCGCTTCGCGTATGTCGAGATGCACTCCGACGAACGCAGCCAGACCGCCATCGCGGTGCTGCGCCGCGCGGTCGCTCACTTCGCGCAGCTGGGCGTGGAGGTGGAGCGGGTGCTCTCGGACAACGGTTCGGCCTACCGCTCGCATGCCTGGCGGGATGCTTGCACCGAGCTCGGGATCAAGCCCAAGCGGACTCGGCCCTACCGACCGCAGACGAACGGGAAGATCGAGCGGTTCCATCGCACGCTCGCTGACGGGTGGGCCTACGCCAAGTTCTACGGCTCAGAGACCGAACGCAGGGCCGCGTTGCCTGGGTGGGTGCACTTCTACAATCATCACCGAGTCCACTCCGCGATCGGAGCCGCACCTGCCAGCAGGCTCAACAACCTCCCTGGACATCACACCTAG
- a CDS encoding M23 family metallopeptidase — translation MPNQYEVSAAQAGTVHASGQSPYWQNGVEMLIRHSNGQCTHYAHLDRALYRAGASVPQGRVVAWSGNTGASSGPHLHYQAIDCNTRVGIASTLQGTKPGTGSLPVSTNVRR, via the coding sequence CTGCCCAACCAGTACGAGGTCTCCGCCGCTCAGGCCGGCACGGTGCACGCCTCCGGGCAGTCCCCGTACTGGCAGAACGGGGTCGAGATGCTCATCCGCCACTCCAACGGCCAGTGCACCCATTACGCCCACCTGGATCGCGCGCTCTACCGGGCCGGCGCTTCCGTTCCCCAGGGCCGCGTGGTGGCCTGGTCGGGCAACACCGGAGCCTCCTCCGGTCCGCACCTGCACTACCAGGCCATCGACTGCAACACCCGGGTGGGCATCGCCTCCACCCTGCAGGGCACCAAGCCCGGCACGGGCAGCCTGCCGGTGAGCACCAACGTGCGCCGCTGA
- a CDS encoding FKBP-type peptidyl-prolyl cis-trans isomerase: MKFQTPVAVEEVSIRQLRAGTGAELDAGDAIVLKMDLFKGSDGTPIEAPFAGGPGQVIALDDQFKAQVPELHEALLQAQEGTMLAYSSPQTAGAAGDESTAVEIYEVAQKIPTTIEGKTSPVPDGLPPITEDETGAPVVGPPQGQVPDELVAEYLIQGGGEPVQAGDTVIVHHLGMRWADAQVFDSSYQRGAPARFVLDNVIKGWQKGLIGKRTGSRVVLSVPVDQAYGTEAELGDNAPFPAGDLLFVIDILTTQPTPPVPTP, encoded by the coding sequence GTGAAGTTCCAGACACCCGTGGCGGTCGAGGAAGTGAGCATCCGGCAGCTGCGAGCCGGCACGGGGGCAGAGCTGGATGCCGGGGATGCGATCGTGTTGAAGATGGACCTGTTCAAAGGCTCGGACGGCACACCCATCGAGGCGCCCTTCGCCGGGGGCCCCGGCCAGGTCATCGCGCTTGATGACCAGTTCAAAGCCCAAGTACCTGAACTCCACGAGGCACTGCTCCAAGCCCAAGAGGGCACGATGCTGGCGTATTCCTCGCCTCAGACCGCCGGGGCGGCCGGGGATGAGTCCACGGCGGTGGAGATCTACGAGGTGGCCCAGAAGATCCCCACCACTATCGAGGGGAAGACCAGCCCGGTTCCGGATGGACTGCCACCGATCACCGAAGATGAGACCGGGGCCCCGGTCGTGGGCCCGCCCCAGGGACAGGTACCGGACGAGCTGGTCGCTGAGTACCTGATCCAAGGCGGGGGTGAACCCGTCCAGGCCGGGGACACCGTGATCGTCCACCACCTCGGGATGCGATGGGCTGATGCTCAGGTATTCGACTCCTCCTACCAGCGCGGCGCCCCGGCCCGGTTTGTGCTGGACAACGTCATCAAGGGGTGGCAGAAAGGACTGATCGGTAAGAGGACCGGCTCCCGGGTAGTGCTCTCCGTGCCCGTAGATCAGGCCTACGGCACCGAAGCCGAACTGGGCGACAACGCCCCATTCCCGGCCGGGGACCTGCTCTTCGTCATCGACATCCTCACCACCCAGCCCACACCCCCCGTACCCACCCCATAA
- a CDS encoding IS481 family transposase translates to MSHANAALTPRARLRLAKLIVEEHWPVATAAKMFMVSPPTARKWATRFRAEGPAGMVDRSSRPSTMPTRTPPAVVKQIVAARWRRRLGPAQIASELGIPASTVHAVLVRCRINRLARLDRVTAEPIRRYEHPHPGSLIHVDVTKFGRIPDGGGHRFVGRQQGMKHRAATSDREGTRDARYQPRLGVGFLHTVIDDHSRFAYVEMHSDERSQTAIAVLRRAVAHFARLGVEVERVLSDNGSAYRSHAWRDACTELGIKPKRTRPYRPQTNGKIERFHRTLADGWAYARFYGSESERRSALPGWLHFYNHHRHHSAIGAPPISRIDNNLPGHHT, encoded by the coding sequence ATGTCCCACGCTAACGCCGCCCTGACCCCTCGCGCCCGCCTACGCCTGGCCAAGCTCATCGTCGAGGAGCACTGGCCGGTCGCCACCGCGGCCAAGATGTTCATGGTCTCCCCACCCACCGCCCGCAAATGGGCCACACGCTTCCGGGCCGAGGGACCTGCAGGCATGGTCGACCGGTCCAGCCGGCCGTCCACGATGCCGACCAGAACACCGCCGGCGGTGGTGAAACAGATCGTGGCCGCCCGATGGCGCCGACGCCTGGGGCCGGCACAGATCGCCTCAGAACTCGGGATACCGGCCTCCACCGTCCATGCCGTGCTCGTGCGCTGCCGGATCAACCGCCTCGCCCGTCTGGACCGGGTCACCGCCGAGCCGATCCGCCGCTATGAGCACCCCCACCCCGGCTCGCTGATCCACGTCGACGTCACCAAGTTCGGACGCATCCCCGACGGGGGCGGACACCGATTCGTCGGGCGCCAGCAGGGCATGAAGCACCGCGCGGCGACCTCGGACCGCGAAGGAACCCGTGATGCCCGATACCAGCCCCGGCTCGGGGTGGGCTTTCTGCACACCGTGATCGATGATCACTCCCGCTTCGCCTATGTCGAGATGCACTCCGATGAACGCAGCCAGACCGCCATCGCGGTGTTGCGCCGCGCGGTCGCCCACTTCGCGCGCCTGGGCGTGGAGGTGGAGCGGGTGCTCTCGGACAACGGCTCGGCCTACCGCTCGCATGCCTGGCGTGATGCCTGCACCGAGCTCGGGATCAAGCCCAAGCGGACTCGGCCCTACCGGCCGCAGACGAACGGGAAGATTGAGCGCTTCCACCGCACGCTCGCCGACGGCTGGGCATACGCCCGCTTCTACGGATCCGAATCCGAACGCCGATCCGCGTTACCCGGCTGGCTCCACTTCTACAATCATCACAGGCACCACTCCGCGATCGGAGCCCCACCCATCAGCAGAATCGACAACAACCTGCCTGGACATCACACCTAG
- a CDS encoding IS5 family transposase (programmed frameshift) produces MSRFQTLSDAQWELIAPMLPARTGRQGRPFADARTMVEAIIYRYRCGIPWRDLPEVYGPWQTVWTWHRRMAEEGTWDTVLATLTAAADAEGLIDWSVAVDSTIARAHQHATNTTRLTGAGSNYKNLREEPADHGIGRSRGGLSTKIHQLVDGAGLPLVSLITPGQAGDSPMLLPLLEQLRVTRPAGRPRTRPDAVLGDKAYSSRAIRAHLRSRRIRAVIPEPADQRGHRRRRGPRGGRPVGLDATAYKGRNVIERRYAHLKQWRGLATRYDKYSIVYRAAVVLNAVLAWSKRLSDMP; encoded by the exons ATGTCCCGCTTCCAGACGCTGTCCGATGCCCAGTGGGAACTGATCGCCCCGATGCTCCCAGCCCGCACGGGCCGACAGGGCCGACCCTTCGCCGATGCCCGCACGATGGTCGAGGCGATCATCTACCGGTACAGGTGCGGGATTCCGTGGCGTGATCTGCCCGAGGTCTACGGTCCCTGGCAGACCGTGTGGACCTGGCATCGGCGCATGGCCGAAGAAGGCACCTGGGACACGGTGTTGGCGACCCTCACAGCGGCTGCTGACGCTGAAGGCCTTATCGACTGGTCGGTGGCGGTGGACTCCACGATCGCCCGGGCACATCAGCACGCGACGAACACCACGCGCCTCACA GGGGCTGGATCGAACTACAAGAATCTGCGTGAAGAGCCCGCCGATCACGGTATCGGGCGCTCCCGTGGCGGGCTGAGCACGAAGATCCACCAGCTCGTCGACGGTGCAGGGCTGCCACTGGTCAGCCTGATCACCCCTGGCCAAGCAGGGGACTCGCCCATGCTGCTGCCGCTGCTGGAACAGCTGCGTGTGACCCGGCCGGCAGGTCGGCCCCGAACCCGCCCGGACGCAGTCTTAGGCGATAAGGCCTACTCCTCCAGGGCGATCCGCGCCCACCTGCGCTCCCGCCGGATCAGGGCCGTCATCCCCGAGCCGGCAGATCAGCGAGGCCACCGCAGACGCCGCGGCCCCCGCGGTGGTAGGCCCGTGGGCCTGGACGCGACCGCCTACAAGGGCCGCAACGTGATCGAGCGCCGATACGCGCACCTGAAGCAGTGGCGGGGCCTGGCCACCCGGTACGACAAGTACTCCATCGTCTACCGGGCTGCCGTGGTGTTGAACGCTGTGCTCGCGTGGTCCAAACGATTGTCAGACATGCCCTAA
- a CDS encoding XRE family transcriptional regulator produces MDSLAHEELRGERLLALRNLESVTQAELARTLGVGQAFISRIESGAKPLPRDLAIAAASEFEVPIEFFSVPPNVTDAGNPTFRKSSTAAVKEERKILAVFDEAARLFYQSSEKSGYRELNITEAVDEDAEETASNIRSILGLDSEDPLLNATRAAERLGVGVVHNLVPDAGDDGKHHGISKPSVQVNRPLIATVSKQPPEVSRMTMMHELGHVIYDRDVSTPWRSTKSPEEERAFRFAGAMLIPANVMKKRVTESLTLHGYLAIKADYGVSVGALVKRAESLGIISKSRARSLYIQISSQGWRYNEPVPVAAERSLLIQQATARAFGENLEGVAQSTGVPHRLVEHWTGFKRDLRAPMADVIPLRR; encoded by the coding sequence ATGGACTCTTTGGCGCATGAGGAACTGCGCGGTGAGCGCCTACTCGCTCTCCGCAATCTGGAGTCGGTGACTCAGGCCGAGTTGGCCAGGACACTAGGAGTCGGGCAGGCATTCATTTCGCGGATCGAAAGTGGCGCCAAGCCTCTTCCCCGAGACCTGGCAATCGCGGCCGCGAGTGAGTTCGAGGTGCCCATTGAGTTCTTTTCTGTCCCGCCGAACGTGACAGACGCGGGAAATCCTACCTTCCGAAAGAGTTCGACAGCCGCGGTGAAGGAGGAACGAAAAATCTTGGCAGTTTTCGACGAAGCGGCCCGGCTCTTCTACCAGTCGTCGGAAAAATCCGGCTACCGCGAGTTGAACATTACCGAGGCCGTAGATGAAGATGCGGAAGAGACCGCATCCAATATTCGTTCCATCCTTGGCCTGGACTCAGAAGACCCTCTCCTGAACGCGACTCGAGCCGCCGAGCGCCTTGGGGTCGGTGTTGTCCACAACCTTGTGCCGGATGCCGGAGATGACGGCAAGCACCATGGCATATCCAAGCCATCTGTGCAGGTCAATCGGCCTCTCATTGCAACGGTGAGCAAGCAACCCCCCGAGGTCTCCCGAATGACCATGATGCACGAACTGGGGCACGTCATCTACGACCGTGACGTCTCCACCCCCTGGCGGAGCACTAAGAGCCCCGAAGAAGAGCGCGCCTTCCGCTTTGCGGGCGCCATGCTCATTCCTGCTAATGTGATGAAGAAGCGCGTAACTGAGTCCCTGACCCTGCATGGATACCTGGCGATCAAAGCAGACTACGGCGTTAGCGTAGGGGCCCTCGTGAAGAGAGCCGAAAGTCTTGGCATCATCTCCAAGTCCCGGGCACGGAGCCTCTACATCCAAATCTCGTCTCAGGGATGGCGGTATAACGAACCCGTGCCTGTGGCCGCAGAGCGTTCCTTGCTTATCCAGCAGGCGACCGCCCGCGCGTTCGGTGAGAACCTGGAGGGCGTGGCACAGTCAACCGGAGTGCCCCACCGTCTCGTTGAACACTGGACAGGGTTCAAGCGCGACCTGCGGGCACCCATGGCGGACGTTATCCCCCTACGTAGATGA
- a CDS encoding helix-turn-helix transcriptional regulator, giving the protein MRTPPEPDMARLARAFKVHKANSGMTYDQLAEATGLARQTLLNLAAGRTYGDLRTWLILAKVWGVTLDDLTAAAWRGHAGG; this is encoded by the coding sequence GTGCGCACCCCACCCGAACCCGACATGGCCCGCCTGGCGCGCGCGTTCAAGGTGCACAAGGCCAACTCCGGCATGACCTACGACCAACTTGCCGAAGCCACCGGCCTCGCCCGCCAAACCCTCCTCAACCTCGCCGCAGGCCGCACCTACGGCGACCTCCGCACCTGGCTCATCCTCGCCAAGGTGTGGGGAGTCACCCTCGACGATCTCACTGCCGCCGCCTGGAGGGGGCATGCGGGCGGATGA
- a CDS encoding IS3 family transposase (programmed frameshift) produces MPKEQTAGKPTTRRYSPEEKAAAVRMVRTLRAELGTEHGTVQRVATQLGYGVESVRMWVKHADIDDGVTSGVSSAEAQRVRELEQEVRKLRRANEVLKRAAFFLRGGARPPLPEVVAFIDENKDDLVDGRRLGVELICRLLQVAPSSYYAAKTRTPSARAARDEELIPQLVELWETNYRVYGIRKLWKAAGRAGIMIGRDQTARLMRAAGIEGARRSKRVKTTRPDPASARHPDLVKREFTAPAPNRLWVTDLTFVPTWAGVAYVCFIIDAFSRMIVGWRCASHMRTEMVLDAIEMARWSRGARHEDLRCHSDAGSQFTSIRYGERLAEIGATPSIGTVGDSYDNALAETVNGYDKAELIRGPARPGPWRTTDDVELATLGWVHWHNNQRLHGYLDDLPLTEFEERFYATQQGQYALVEIK; encoded by the exons ATGCCGAAAGAGCAGACAGCGGGGAAGCCGACGACGCGTCGGTATTCGCCGGAGGAGAAGGCCGCGGCGGTCCGGATGGTGCGGACGCTGCGTGCCGAGCTGGGGACCGAGCATGGGACTGTGCAGCGGGTCGCGACGCAGCTTGGATACGGGGTCGAGTCCGTGCGGATGTGGGTCAAGCACGCCGACATCGACGACGGCGTCACCTCTGGCGTGAGCAGCGCTGAGGCGCAGCGGGTGCGTGAACTGGAGCAGGAGGTCCGGAAGTTGCGGCGGGCCAACGAGGTCCTCAAGCGTGCTGCGT TCTTTCTTCGGGGCGGAGCTCGACCGCCACTACCGGAAGTAGTCGCGTTCATCGACGAGAACAAGGATGACCTGGTCGACGGTCGCCGGCTCGGAGTCGAGCTCATCTGCAGGCTGCTGCAGGTGGCTCCGAGCAGCTACTACGCAGCCAAGACCCGCACCCCCTCGGCTCGCGCGGCGCGGGACGAGGAGCTGATCCCGCAGCTGGTCGAGCTCTGGGAGACCAACTACCGCGTCTATGGAATCCGCAAGCTCTGGAAAGCCGCCGGCCGGGCGGGGATCATGATCGGCCGAGACCAGACCGCCCGGCTGATGCGCGCAGCAGGCATCGAGGGTGCGCGACGGTCGAAGAGGGTCAAGACCACCCGGCCGGACCCGGCCTCGGCGCGGCACCCGGACCTCGTGAAGCGGGAGTTCACCGCGCCTGCCCCGAACCGGCTCTGGGTCACCGACCTGACGTTCGTGCCGACGTGGGCCGGCGTCGCGTACGTCTGCTTCATCATCGACGCGTTCAGCAGGATGATCGTAGGGTGGCGGTGCGCGTCACACATGCGCACCGAGATGGTCCTCGACGCGATCGAGATGGCCCGCTGGTCCCGCGGCGCTCGCCACGAGGACCTGCGCTGTCACAGCGACGCGGGGTCTCAATTCACCTCCATTCGCTACGGCGAACGCCTCGCCGAGATCGGAGCGACACCGTCGATCGGGACCGTCGGCGACAGCTATGACAACGCCCTGGCCGAGACCGTGAACGGCTATGACAAGGCCGAGCTCATCCGCGGCCCAGCCCGACCAGGGCCGTGGCGCACCACCGATGACGTCGAACTTGCCACCCTCGGGTGGGTCCACTGGCACAACAACCAGCGTCTCCACGGCTACCTCGACGACCTTCCGCTGACCGAGTTCGAAGAGAGGTTCTACGCTACCCAGCAGGGCCAGTACGCCCTAGTTGAAATCAAATGA